The following is a genomic window from Saccopteryx bilineata isolate mSacBil1 chromosome 4, mSacBil1_pri_phased_curated, whole genome shotgun sequence.
CACTGCAGAGGCGCCTGTCCCCTTAGGCCTGCAAAAGCCACCTGCTTGGACCACGCCCCCCAGGAAAGGGTCGCCTCTAATCTGATCTATTGTAGTTATGGTGTCAGAACTGAGGGTCTGCACCTGCTGAGACCTTGCAACCTCAGACACGTCCTGCGCTCCTGGGCCAGGACCGGACTTCTGACAGCCCGGGACAGCATGCTGGAGTCCACCACGCTGGGCTTCCGCACCCCATTCACCGCTCAACAGCCCAGAGGAGGCCAGGCCCCCATGTTTCCCCTGGAGAAACGGAACCAgggcagctgggggtgggggagggacactTCCCGTAAGAAAAGCCTGTTTTTTAAAGCAGGGACCCTCACTAGCCCGCAGGGGTCTCCCACATTTGCTGACCCTCACCACCCAAGCGGAGCCAGGGCCCTGTGACAGGGCAGACACTCTGTGTCCGTCTCCAGACTGCACACTCCTCTCCCACTCCTGCCTGTCAAGGTCACTGGgtggaatgaaagagagagagagagagactgcgtGCCTGGTTTTAATTGTTTGCACAAGAATGCCCGATATAGAACATGATTGCAGTTAATTCCGCTGTGCAAAGAGCAGGATGCTTAAATACAAATGACGGCATGATTCCTTGACAGCGCACACAGCTTGGTCCTGCGGGCACCTCGACTCCGGCCGGCGTGGCGGGGAGGCCCTGCCTGTGGACCCGGGGAAGGCGGCagggccccccccccgccccccaccatcAATGCGTGAAGTCGGGGTGCCAGTGGTCGTGACAAGGAGCCCGTTCtagaggccccccccccccccagcgtccCACACGCGACCGACCGGCCGGGCGAGGACACTGGAGTGTCCGGAAGGTCAATGGTCCGCAGCAGTGAGGGGAGTCTACGTGGGTCGGGGGCGCGGCTAGATGACCTTCTTCAGCTCGTCGTACAGCACCAGCACGAAGGCGCCGCCCATGCCGCGCAGGACGTTGGACCAGGCGCCCTTGAAGAAGGCCTTGCCCCCCTCGTCCTTGAAGATCTTCCTCCAGCAGTCCACGGTGCCGCTGTACATGATGTCGGCTGCGGGCGCGCACACGGGGGTCAGCGGGAGGCGGGCACAGTGAACGGAGCATCAGTCACCCACACATGAGACCCCCtaccaggggtcgtcaaactttttataaaaaccgcccactcttgcagtgctggtcaacctggtccccaccgcccactagtgggcggtccagctttcatggtgggccaatcgcagcgctgtttggctGCACGGTAGGGACccggttgaccagcactgcaaaagtgggcggtttttataaaaagtttgaggacccctgcacaAGGCTGCTACTGGGGGGTGTCATCAGAGAGAGGGCTGCAGACCCAGAGCACTTCTAGCTCCCGAGACCCCAGGGCGCCCCCACCCAGGAGGTCAAACAGAGGGCAAGACCAGAGAGACCTAGCAAGCTGCCCATACAAAGGACACCAGCAGTGACCAGGCCTGCCCCTCACAGAGCGAAACGTCACCCCAACCTCTTAGGGAAACACCTCTCTGATGGCTCCGGGTCTCCTGTGGCCTGAAGGCCCACCCAGGACCTTGTgggctctctccctcccccccccagaacGGGGACACCCACCTCCTTTGCGCCCCGACTGCATCATCATCCGCCTGCGCACGGTGTCGAAGGGGTAGGAGACCACGCCCGCCACGGCCGTCACCGTCTGCGCGATCATCCAGCTCACCACGATGTGGGTGTTCTTCGGGTCAGGGAGCATGCCTGCGGGGGTCACAGCCGTCAGGCCCCAGCAGCCCCTACGCCCCCCCCAGACGCCAGAGCTGTGATcattaccccacccccaccccccgggtcAGGGAGCATGCCTGCGGGGGTCACAGCCGTCAGGCCCCAGCAGCCCCTACGCCCCCCCAGACGCCAGAGCTGTGATCattactccccccacccccaccccccgggtcAGGGAGCATGCCTGCGGGGGTCACAGCCGTCAGGCCCCAGCAGCCCCTACGCCCCCCCCCAGACGCCAGAGCTGTGATCATTACCCCACCCCCAAGGGGACACCAGAGAGAAGAGGACCAGGTCAGCTATAAGGCGTGCTGTGGAGAAAGCCACCTGCAAGCTACAAGGGCCAGTCACAGGACAGCTTAGTGCCTGGGGGTGCCCCCTCTCAGTCCaagggatacacacacacacacacacacgccacagTCGAACCCATTTTCTTACAGAGGTACCAGCAAGCCCGGACCCTGATTTCCAGGGACCAAACTGTGTCCTCTCAAAAGTCACAATAGCCCTCCGAACCCTAGAACCCTAGAACGCACTGTATTTGTCAACAGGACCTTAGTAAGAGCAACTAAAGTAAAGGGAAGTCACTAGGACAGACCCTGAAGGAGTAAGACTGCTGCTTGCATTAGCAGAAACGTCTGTCGCCccggccggatagctcagttggctagagcatcgtcctgaagcacagaggttcccagttcaatcccggtcagggcggaCACAGGAataaatcaatgttcctctctctctccctccctccctcaaaaatcaatgaaatatatatatatatatatataatttttttaaaagaaaaagaaacatctgtATACATgccagaggcctcaggagaaaccagtcCCGCCCACACCTGGGTCTCAGATTCCAGCCTCCAGCAATAAAtccatgtttctgtttttctcctttcttctctctcaaaatcaatatatatgtgtgtgtgtgtatatatatataatatatatattatatatatattatatatatatatttttttttttttttaaagaaagagaagaaaaagaaacatctgtATACATGCCACAGGAGAAACCAGTCCCGCCCACACCTGGGTCTCAGATTCCAGCCTCCaggaataaatcaatgtttctgtctctctctctctctcttctttccactcTCTcagaatcaattaaaaaaatgtgtgtgtgtgtgtgtgtgtgtgtgtgtataaaagaaaaaggaaaaaaaaatctgtatatatgccacaggcctcaggagaaaccagtcCAGCCCACACCTGGGTCTCAGATTCCAGCCTCCaggaataaatcaatgtttctgtctctctctctctctctcttctttccactctctcagaatcaataaaatatatataaatatatatgaaaaaggaaaaagaaaaacatctgtaTATATGCCacaggcctcaggagaaaccagtcCCGCCCACACCTGGGTCTCAGATTCCAGCCTCCAGGACCTGAAGCGACAAGCCCGTGCCCAGCGCCCTCCACCCGGTCACACCCACCTTTGGCCGTGTCGTACACGCCGAAGTAGGCGGCCCGGTAGATGATGATGCCCTGCACGGACACGTTGAAGCCCTGGTACAGGCCCCGGATGCCGTCCGACTTGGTGATCTTCACCAGACAGTCTCCCAGGCCCTTGAACTCGCGCTCAGTGCCCGATTTGCCCACGTCGGCCGCCAGACGGGTTCGGGCGAAATCCAGAGGGTAGACGAAGCAGAGGGAGGTGGCTCCCGCCGCGCCTCCGGAGGCCAGGTTGCCCGCGAAATACCTCCAGAACTGCGTGTGCTTGTCCACGCCGCCCAGGAAGACCTGCTTGTACTTATCCTTGAAGGCGAAGTTGAGGGCTTGCGTGGGGAAGTAGCGGATGACGTTGGCCAGGTTGCCCCGccagaaggacagcatgccctgctcctTGGGGATGCGCACGATGCAGTCCACGATGCCCTTGTACTGCTTGTCGGCCGCGATCTGCTTGCTGGCATGCTGCACCTGCACGGGTGGGGGGTCGGACAGGGGTCACCCGAGGGCCTCCGCCAAAGGAGCAGCATGAACCGAAGAGCTGGTGCCCTTTGGAGAACAAACGCCTGCAGGGTGGCCGCGCCGCCGCAACAACGTTGCAAGAAATCGCCCGCCAGGAAGGTTGCAAGCGAACTCTTGGCAACAACGTGGCAGCGAGCGCCGCGCGTCTGCAACAGTGTCGCAGACGCCTCGGCAGCTGATTCCGCTTTAACACTGCACCGGCAACTATAAAAGGGTGGGAGGCATCCAAGGGCAACAAGCGGCATCCGTCAGCAGGGCCTCGCCGCCTCGCACGCTCACCCACGCGGTCCCGCCAGCGCACCTGTCCCCGAACCGGCACGCAGCCCCGTCTGCGCAGGCGCGCAGCGCCCGTGACGCGCCCCGGAAGTCCGGGCAGCGGACAAAGCGGCGCTGCCTCGCACTtccgccgcccgcccgcccgcccgcccgtccGGATGCACGCGGCCCCGGTCGGCTTGCGGCGCCCCCAACCCCGGAGACCCCCCCCTGCTCCCCGaggccgcgcgcgcgcccgcaGACCGCTCCCACCTGCAACAGCAGCTTGACCCGCTCGATCGGGGCCACGGCCGTCTTGGAGATGGCGGCGGCGATGCCTCCGGCCAGGAAGTCCTTGGCGAAGGAGATGGCCTGTTCCGTCATGGTGGCTTGACGCAGGGAGCGGAGCGGAGTGGAGGCGCGGAGAGCCGGAGGGTGGGCGCCGCTGGCTCAgcgctgctgctgccgccgcccgGACCGAAAGGACAGGGAGGCCAGCGCGCAGCCGCTAAGGCGCGGACGCCCCGCCCTTCGCCCCCGCGCGTCCCTCCTATTGGCTGCGCCGCACGCCGGTGCCCCGCCCCTCTCGGCGCGCCCCGCCCCCGCGGGTTGCCGGGAGCCGTGACGCACCGCTCTCGCATTCCCGAGCGACGCGCCTATTGGCTGCGCAGCAGACGCTTCCCCGCCCCTTTTTGCGCGCCGCGCCCCGGGGCACGTCGGGGGCCGGGCCCCGCCCACGTGCTGTGCACACAAGGGGGTTCAGAGGCAGGCGCGACCTTGTCAAGGTCACGGCGGGCTCCGCACGTACAGGGGAGGCGACGGTGCAGCGGGGAGGCTGCAGGGCGCGGGGAGGACCGCGGGAGGCGGGGCCCAGAGCCGCAGCCACCGACACGTGCTGTGCGGACGCCGGGCCCAGGGCCCTGCAGCTGCTCTGCAACATTGTATCGCGTGGTTGCATTGCAACTAAGTGGCGCACACACAGGGGACATTCTCTGCGGGGGGCGACCGCGCCGCCGCGGGCGGGGCCGGCGCTTAGTGGCGACGCAGGTGCAAGGGTCCTTCCTCTTTCTGGCCTTGCTTTCGCTTCCCCGTGCTTTTCGTGTGCGCGCCCACGAGCAGGGGACGCCGCGGACGCGGGACGGGGGACGGGGGACGGACGGGTGCATGCAGACCTAGTTAGTCCCCGGCGCCCTTGGAAAGCTGTCCTGCCTTGACCCGCGGGGAGAGGCAGGTAGCGGGCGGGGTCTGAGGCTGCCAAGAGAGGGGCTGGTCCTCCTGGCGAGGGAAGGGTAGGGGTGCGGccccggggggcgggggcggccgTGGAGGTGCAGGTGCATTCCCGAGGTCTCAGCAGGAAGCGGGTGGGGTTTGTGCCTGCGGCGCCCAGCCCAGGAGCCCGCAGCCGCCGTGGGTTCCGGGGTGTAGGTTTCCGAGGAGGTCGAAGCTTCTGGGCGGGGATGTGTCTGCAACTGTGGATGAGAAAAAGCATGCCTCTGCTTTTCATTTTATCACGGGACCAGCCGGTCTGGGCTGGGAGGAGTTGTGGGGGACTCTGGGGACAACATTAATTCCCGCCCTGGGCCAGCTGGGGCCAGCCAACCTAAGCTGACCATTCAGGGTCTGGTTTGTCCGTGTCCGATCAGGCCAGGACTGCAGGTCGCGGCCCGGGAACCAGCTCTTTTCTGCTTCAGAGCGTGTGAACCCGTGTTATGGGAGAGGAcaaggttctctctctctctctctctctctctctctctctctctgtctcgtgTGTGTGTAGGAGTGAACGTATGTTGGTGCACCCGTTCCTCGTCCCTAGGCGCCCTCATTGCCTACGGCTGCAGGTCAGCCCCACACTGCTGACCCCTGAGGGTCCGGGACACTTGGGCTTGGCACCCAGCCAGCACTTCTGGAATGAATGAGTCAGTGATTGTGGCCTCTTCTCTCCGGTTAACTCGGTTCAGGACAGAGAATTGTAGaaggctttgggggggggggggaggtgggccTTAGACTCAGACACCCACGTGTTCATTCCTCCTGTGTGTGGTGGGCGAGGGATGGGAGACACGACCTCCCTGCTCTGAGGTGTCTCAGGAAACCTCGCACAGGGGACACCAAGGGCAGGAACGGGGGAAAGGAGGGTCTGGGTAGAGTGAACATCTGAGACTGGAAAGGGAAGCAGTGTTGAGCAGCGGGGTGGGTGGAGCAGCTCCTTCAAGGGGGTCATTTTAGGAGCCCGGCCGGGAGACTGAGACCCGTCCACCCCTCCTCAGCACTGCCCCCAAGATCTAATTACAACTTGCACAGGATCAATGATTAGTGGCTGCCAGGTCAGCAGATACTGTGATTGAATTTGTATCATTAGGCCCTCATAATGATTCTATAATGGATACATTCTATAATGTACATTCAAAATTCTATAACGGATACATTCTTACACAGGTATCTGGAAAGACATCTGAAGAAtggatggacacacacacacacaccacagggaAGGCAAGTCTTACGAGACATCAGCTGCCACGGGAAGGGCTTAGTCAGGTGGACTTCAGATCATAGCTTTAGGGACGGATGCCTCAGCCTGTCtgacctccccaccctcccttctATGGGAAATCTTACTCAAGGATAAATCTAGATAGTCCTGTGCGCAGCGGGCACTTGCATTGCACGCTGAATGAACCAGTAATGAAGACATCATGCCTGGAGAGCAGGAATCAGGTCAAACGCAAAACTACAACCTTGAACTCCCTAcagattcctgaagaagaacaaCTGTTtgaaggcgtgtgtgtgtgtgtgtgtgtgtgtccgtgtcccCACACTAGGATCCTTTCTCAGATGCCCCGGAAAACACTTGCTCTGCCCAGCATTTCTAATAAACAGAAAGGCAGGTTGTAAATCCTATATTCTCTTCTCTccgttttcatttttttttttacgaagAAAAGTTACGGCAGCAGCGAGTGATATCACCGGGAGGCCATGGGCTCTTCAATCAGTTTCCACACATGTTAACGCTGCTAGTCTGCCACCTGGGCTGTCTCCCACGGGTGGGTCTTGGGTTTAAGGGCACAGTGTTGTGGGTGCGGAGGTCCAACTGATTCATCCAAAATGATGCatttgcaggtgtgtgtgtgtatacctacGATGTATCACCTATGCATGTATACCTTCCTGTCTTTGTAAAACAGTTTGCAAAATTCTATAATGGATACATTCTTACTCGGAAAAGTACATGCCTACAAGTGACAGATCTAACAGtcgggtgattttttttttttttccgctgGAAAGCATGATGGGTGAATTATCAACAGTCACAGGGTGGCCTCTTTGAAGGTGCCCCTCCCTAGGTGACAGCTGGGATTTTTCCCAATTACAACGTATGTCTCTAAACAAGACAGCCTGTCACGCTGACTCGGGGCTAAGGCACAAAAGAAATTTTATGCCTTCCCCGGCTCTTCCGAGAAAACCCGAAACAGACCTTAGCCCCAAACGGGGAGTTTGGGGAGATTTTTGCTGAACCATCATCTTGACCCAATAAATCGCCACCACGTGGCTGAGTAACAGGCTAAAAGGGCAACTTTGTATCCAGCCGGGAGGGAAGGCTGGCTTCCTGGGAACAGCAGGCAAAAGTTGGCAGAACCTGCTTAGAGTCAATCTGACGGGAGTCCCGTGACACAGGACAGCTGTGACAACACAGGGACACTTGAAAGGTGAGAATGGGGTGGGGACGTTAGCTGAATGAAGGTTCCTCTAACTGCCTCAAGCCAGTATTTGTGCCATTAACTCAAGAAGAGGGGGACCCCTGTTATCAAAAACTCATCCTCACAGCTCTGACGTCTTGGCCAGGTTCCATAGGGGACCAGGGGAattcaggagggagggaggcaaaaTTGCCCTTTCTCCTGACCCGGGGGGTGGGGGTCCTATGTTCATGGCTGGTGGGGCTTCCGTGGTCCTCTGGGCCTTGTTACTGGAACCGAAGTTACCGAGTAATTCACGGAGTCCCTTctgaaaaagactttttttttttttttttttttttcagttaaactGGTATCTCTACATTCTTGTGGTCAGGCTGTCCAgaatgggggtgtgtgtgtgttggggggggggagcagagggtTTGTTCTTCACACTCTGATGTTAACACTTGGTGTGTGGGGGTCAGCTGGGTGTCTTGATTCATGGACAATGTTAACGTTTCACGTCCCAAGAGGGAAATGGGCCGGGTTCAACTGTAACGAGAACTCAGCCAGAGAGGTTCAAGGCGTTGATTATAGACTTTTTAGTTTCTGAGAGAGACGCATGGACTTCTTCCACTCAGCTGTGCACCCACCGATCGCTTCCGGTATGTTCTCCGACCGAGGCTTGAGCTGGtaccaaaccagcgaccttaacGAACGCTCTGGGACAATGTTATATCCGTTGTGCCACCGGCCTGGGCGGTGGCAGAATGGATATAACTGCTTTACTTTtcttagagacaggaagggtggggggaggagaaggagatgagatacatcaactcctagttgcattacttttagttgttcattgattgtttctcaaatgtgcccggaccagctgaaccagtgatcccttgctcaacgcagtgaccttgggcttcaagccagagacaccttagggcagtggtccccaacctttttttttgggccacggacctgtttaatgtcagaaaatattttcacggaccggcctttagggtgggacggataaatggatcacgtgacagagacaagcgtcaagagtgagtcttgccctggccggttggctcagcggtagagcgtcggcctggcgtgcgggggacccgggttcgattcctggccagggcacacaggagaagcgcccatttgcttctccaccccccccccttcctctctgtctttctcttcccctcccgcagccaaggctccattggagcaaagatggcccgggcgctggggatggctccttggcctctgccccaggcgctagagtggctctggtcatgacagagcgatgccccggaggggcagagcatcgccccctggtgggcagagcgtcgccccctggtgggcatgccgggtggatcccggtcgggcgcatgtgggagtctgtctgactctccccgtttccaacttcagaaaaatacaaaaaaaaaaagaaaaaaagagtgagtcttagacagatgtaacagagggaatctggtcatttaaaaaaaataaaacatcattcagacttcaatataaataaaacggaaataatgtaagttatttattctttctctgtggaccagtactggtccgcggcccagaggttggggaccactgccttaggggacaagccagtgaccatgcgacTCTGTCGATGGTCACGTGCTCAGGCTGGAAGGCCCGTGCTCAATCCAATGAAcccacactctagctggtgacctcaggggtttTGCAGCAAGGCCCTGAAGTTCCCAGTCTggtgctcaatccactgtgctaaGCACAAGCAGGGCACAGTCGATGATATACCTTGGACAGAAGACATGGATtaaacaggcgtccccaaactacggccagcgggccgcatgcgtccccctgaggccatttatccggatccacaccgcacttccagaagggccacctctttcattggtggtcagtgagaggagcactgtatgtggcggccctccaacggtctcagggacagtgaactggccgtctgtgtaaaaagtttggggacccctggaccagGTTGGTTATATTAAATCATCATTGCTGTTAAAGAAACAACCTTGGTATAATATCCACTCGTGTGAAGAAATAAGGTTACAGAAATTACTTTATGAGCTTAggttatttgtgtcttcttattTTACTTCTATTGGCTGGCTGGTCAAGACGAATGAATATAAGCAGTATATTCGATCCCTGTCGCAGACGTGGTCAGGCTGGTGGAGAGAGGGCGGCGTGGATATATAGCGGCTGCCAATGGACACACGCCGGGCAGGTGGCCGCCCTGTCGGGCGCACCTGAGGCTCAGCACTGTCCACGGAGAGAGTCCAGGGTGGACGCAGTCCCTCGGCCATGCAGCTGCTGGTCTCGGCCCCACAGACAAGCTCGGACAGCCGGTGCTCACCACTTCCATCTGGGTGGTGATGCCGACCCCATCCGGTAAACATTCCAACCGGCACTCCACGCTCGGCACGGCAGGCTAGCCTGTGGCCTCCGGGGAGGTGGTCTCCGTGCCTGGCATGCTGGCGGCTCTGGTGGCCAGGATCACGTGCAAGACGCTCCCGGCGGGCACAGCCCTCACCTCCGTGAAGCCGTGCGCCTGCAGCAGGCTCCGGTACTCGTCCGGGCTGCGCTCCCGGCCCCCGTCCTGCAGAGGCGTGCCCGGGGACGTCAGCAAGCCCGGGAGAGCGGCACACCTCCCCCGGTCGGGCGCCGGGCCCACCACCAGGACTCCGCCACCTGTGCGCAGAAGAGCAGCCGCTGGGGTCCCGCCCAGGAACGGAGGGAAGGgattccgggggggggggggacaccagACACGGCAGGGCTTGAGAGAGACCCGGGTGAGGGACGTCTGGCAGGAGATGTGGGATGGGAGACCCCAGACACCTGCCACTTCCTGAGGGTGCAACACAGGGACACTCAGGGGGGACCCCGGGTCAGCGTGAACTTGTCCAAATGTTTAAAAACTTGTCCTCATCATCCTCAAATCAAGTGTGTCCTCGGGGACATCGGACACTGAGCGCCAGAGGGCAGAGGGCGGCAGTGTGATGTTCGTCAAGTTTACTTACTTTTTAAGAtggaaacttggccctggccggttggctcagtggtagagcgtcggcctggcgtgcagaggtcccgggttcgattcccggccagggcacacaggagaagcgcccatctgcttctccacccctcaccctctccttcctctctgtctctctcttcccctcccgcagccgaggctccattggagcaaagatggcccgggtgctggggatggctccttggcctctgccccaggcgctagagtggctctggttgcagcagagcgatgccccggaggggcagagcatcgccccctggtgggcagagcgtcgccccctggtggacgtgccgggtggatcccggtcgggcgcatgcgggagtctgtctgactgtctctccctgtttctagcttcagaaaaaatacaaaaaaaaaaaaaaaaaaaaagatgtaaacttAAATTGcacttttttagaaaaataaaataaaatagacaagaaACTCACCTGGTTTGCATCGGGCAGAGATCCGACTCAGCAGCTCGTGCACCTTGTGTTCCTGCCAGTCTTGGAGAATTCTGGAGAGGATGTAGAGGTCGGCTTCCGGGAGGCGGTCTTTGAAAAAGTCCCCTGGTGTAAAGACAGAACGGGGATCGTTCTGTcagcgacacacacacacacacacacacacacacgagagccGGTCCTCCCCCCGGATGACGTGACATGGGAGGCACCGCCCTCTGAACTGGAAATGCAAAGGGAGGTGGCCGGTACGAGGGGCGTCCCCTCCAAAGGACACGGGCAGGTCTTAACTCCAAAACCCGAGAAGGCAAACCCTGTTGGGAAGTCAGTCTTTGCAGAGGCGATGA
Proteins encoded in this region:
- the SLC25A6 gene encoding ADP/ATP translocase 3; translated protein: MTEQAISFAKDFLAGGIAAAISKTAVAPIERVKLLLQVQHASKQIAADKQYKGIVDCIVRIPKEQGMLSFWRGNLANVIRYFPTQALNFAFKDKYKQVFLGGVDKHTQFWRYFAGNLASGGAAGATSLCFVYPLDFARTRLAADVGKSGTEREFKGLGDCLVKITKSDGIRGLYQGFNVSVQGIIIYRAAYFGVYDTAKGMLPDPKNTHIVVSWMIAQTVTAVAGVVSYPFDTVRRRMMMQSGRKGADIMYSGTVDCWRKIFKDEGGKAFFKGAWSNVLRGMGGAFVLVLYDELKKVI